Within Blattabacterium cuenoti, the genomic segment GGTAATATAATTGATAACAATCCAGATTTATATAATAAAAATAATCCTATAGAAGGATTTCTGGATAAAAGAATCTTATTAAATTCTTCTGTAATTCTTTCTTTAGAAACAATATTTATTCTATTTTTATTTTTTTTAATAGATAAAAATGAAGATTCTTCAATAAAAAATTGAAGTTGAGTGGCAAAACGAATTGCTCTCATCATTCGTAATGGATCATCAGAATAAGTAATATCTGAATTTAATGGAGTTTTTAAAATTTTACTTTTTAAATCTAACAACCCTCCAAATGGATCTATCAATTCTCCATAATTATTTTCATTTAAGCTAATAGCTAAGGTATTAATTGTAAAATCTCTTCTATTTTGATCATCTTGCAATGATCCAAATTCTATAATAGGATTACGACTATGAAAACAATACGATTCTTTTCTAGATCCTACAAATTCTATTTTTTGATGATTATACTCTAACATAGCCGTTCCAAAACGTTTAAATATATTGATTTTAGGAGAAGGATTTATATATTTAGAAACTTCTTTAGCTAATCGAATTCCTTCTCCTATAGTTAAAATATCTAAATCTTTGGAATCCTTTTTTCCTAATAAAAAATCACGAACATAACCACCTACAACGTAACAATCTTGTTGTATTTTTCTAGCTGAAGAACTAACAATACGAAATATCTTCTTCTGAAGAGCAGAAACTAATTTCATGTGAATTACATCCGTAATATTTTAATTTTATTATTTGAAACAATTTTTAGAATAGAAGAACCATTGTACTTAGATTTTTCTTTTCTACGAAAATTCACAGCATAATCAACTTGATTTAAAATAGAAGGATGAATTTCATAAAAAGATTGAGGAGTGGGCTCTCCTGAAAGATTAGCAGAAGTAGATATTATTGGTCTATCTAATTTTCTAATCAAATGAACACAAAATGGATCGTTTGTTAAACGGATAGCCAAAGTCTTACTTTTTTTATTATTTATACTAAATAAATTTGTAATTGTTTTACGAATATTTTCATATACAATAGTAATAGGTTTTTTTCTTTTATGAAGATTGTCATTTATTAATTTTACAACTAAATCAGGAATTCCTTCTACTAATTCATATAACCGATCCATATTTTCCACTAATATGATCATAGATTTATAAAGATTTCTATTTTTTATTTTATATATTTTTTCTACAGCATGTAGATTAAAAGCATCACATCCCAATCCCCACACAGTATCTGTAGGATATAACAAACATTTACCTTTTTTTAAAAGAGTTGTACTTCTTTCTATTTCCTCAAAAAAAAACATGACATTTTTTTTTATATTAATTCTTAACAAGATTATGCATTCTTAATGCTTCATTTAAAGAAGTTTTTTTGTTTGTACTCTCTTTTCTTTTCCCTATAATTAGTGCACATGGAATAGGATATATTCCTGAAGGAAATTTTTTTGGATAAGATCCAGGGATAACTACAGAAGATTTAGGAATAACCCCTTTCATCTCAACAGGATCTTCATTTGTCACATCCAAAATTTTAGTAGATGAAGTTAAAACAACGTTTGCCCCTAATACGGCTTCTTTTTCTATAAGGACTCCTTCTACTAAAATGCATCTAGATCCAACAAAAACATCATCTTCTATAATAACTGGAGAAGATTGTATTGGTTCTAAAACTCCTCCTATTCCTACTCCACCGCTTATATGAACACGACTTCCAATTTGAGCACAACTTCCTACTGTTGCCCATGTATCTATCATTGTATTTTCTCCTATATATGATCCTATATTGACATAAGAAGGCATAAGAATCACTCCAGGAGAAATATAAGAACCATAACGAGCTACAGCATGAGGGACAACACGAATTCCTTTTTCTTTAAATTTATTTTTTATAGGAATTTTATCATGAAACTCTAATGGTCCTAATTCTAGGACATTCATTTTTCTAACAGAAAAATACATAATTATAGCTTTTTTTATCCATTCATTAACTATCCACTTTCCATTTAAAAATTCAGAAACTCTTATGTTTCCTTGTTCTATATGATCTATAACTTCAATTACCACATTTTGTATCTTTCTATCTGAATTCCACATTTTTTTTTTATTCCAAGCTTTTTCTATTTCTAATTTAAGATTATCTTTTTTAAGGGTATTCACTTGACACAAATCTTTAAAAGAAACAAAAGTAGTAAAAAATAAAACAAGTATATCTAATGACAAAAAAAATATTGGGAATAGATTATGGAAATGTAATCACTGGTTTATCTATAACAGATTCTAAACAAATATTTGCATTTGGACTAAATGCAATTCCCACTAAAAAATTAATGAGTTTTTTATCTCTGGTTATAGATCATGAAAAAATAGAAAAAATTGTTATAGGATTACCAAAAACATTAAAAAATAAAAATGCTTTCATAGAAAAGTCTATTCAAAAATTTATTTATGAATTTCATAAAAAATATCCTAAAATTCTTATAGAAAGATTAGATGAACGATTTACATCTAAAATGGCTTTTGATACTATGATTGAATTAGGATTCAAAAAAAAAAAGAGAAAAAAAAAAATAATTTTGAACGAAATTAGTGCTATTATTATTCTACAATCTTATCTTACTTATCTTAAAAAAAAAGGAGAGAATAAAAAAAAATAAATTATGGTTTTACCTATAATCATTTATGGAAATCCTATTCTTAGAAAAAAATGTCTAGATGTAGACATTCTTTCTTGTAGTAGTAGAAAAAATATAAATCAATTGATAAAAGATATGTTCGAGACGATACATACAGCCAAAGGAATAGGATTAGCCGCTCCTCAAATTGGAAAAAATATAAGACTTTTTATACTAAAAGTAGAGGAAACTACATTAGTAGCAAAGAATGCTAAAAAAAAAATAAATAATTCTTATAAAGAGGTTTTTATTAATGCAAGAATATTAAAACACTATGGAGAAGAATGTAAATTTTATGAAGGTTGTCTTAGCATTCCTGGAATCATGGGATTTGTGAATAGAAAATCTCATGTGTTAATAGAATATTATGATCACAATTGGAGAAAAAAGAAACAAATTTTTAAAGGAATATGTGCGAGAGTAATTCAACATGAATATGATCATCTTAATGGAAAACTTTTTATAGATTCTTTTTCTTCTTATAAGAAAAAATTAGTAAAAGAAAAATTAATTCATTTATTAAAAAAATAAAAAAAATTATTATGAAATAATGTAATCAACTATTTTTTTGAAAGTTTTTGGATCATTCATAGAAAAATCGGAAAGAAATTTTCTATTAAGTTTAATTTTTTTATCGGATAATTTTTTCATAAAAACAGAATAAGACATCTTTCCTGATTTACGGATTCCAGCGTTAATACGTTGAATCCAAAGAGATTTAAAATCTCTTTTCCTTCTTTTTCTTCCTGAAAAAGCATAACTGAAAGATTTTTCTACAGCATTTTTTGCCACTGTATAAACTTTACTTCTTGCTCCATAAAAACCTTTTGCTGATTTAAGTATTTTTTTTCTTCTTCTTCTAGAGGAAACTGCATTTGTAGATCTAGGCATTTAAATAACAATTAAAGTTGTTTTTTTATATTTTTTTTATCTGAATTTTTCAATATAGAAAACCGAGAAAGATTTCTTTTTCTCCTTTTCGATTTTTTGGTTAAAAGATGATTTTTGAACGCATGTTTCTTTTTTATAGATCCACTAGATGTTTTTTTAAATCTTTTTTTTGATCCTGATTTTGTTTTTAATTTTGGCATATTCATATTATTATGAAAATTTTTTGGGAGCTAATATCATATACATTCTTTTACCTTCCATAATTGGCATTTGTTCTACTCTTCCATATTCTTCAATTTCTTCTGCAAATTTTAACAATTTTATTTTTCCTTGATCTTTATACACGATAGAACGTCCTTTAAAAAAAACAAATACTTTTACTTTATCTCCACGCATTAAGAATTTTTCAGCACTTTTTATTTTCACTTTTCCATCATGATCTCCTATTTGTGGTCCAAATCTGATTTCTTTAGTATTAACTTTTACTTGTTTTGCTTTAAATTGCTTTTTTTTCTTTTTTTGTTCATACAAAAATTTCTTATAATCCAATATTTTGCATACTGGAGGATCTAATTTAGGATTCATTTCAACCAAATCTAATTCTTTAGATTGAGCAATCTGAAGAGCTTCTTGTATAGAGTAAATTCCATTCTTTAGAGAAGAATCTCCACCTATACCTATACCTACTAAACGAACTTTACTGGAATCAATGTTTGTATTAATCCTATGTTTCTCTTTTTTTCTAGGGAGTGGACGAAAAATTTTTTTCTTTCCTCTTGAAAATTTATTTTTTATAATGTATAAAATTTTTTATTAGTTTCTTTTTCTTTAAAAATGGTTTGTATTCCATTAGAAATAGTGAAGACTCCTATATGACCTATTCCATGACGTCTAAGTGAAATCATCTCGTTTCTTTCTTCTTTTTCTCCTAAAATCACCATATAAGGAATTTTAGAATCTTCTGAATCTTTTATTTTTTTATGAATCTTCTCATTCCTACTATCAATAAAAACACGAATATCGTTATTTAACATCAAATTTAAAATTTTTTTTGCATACACTATATATTTATCACTTATAGGAAGTATAACGACCTGATTAGGAGCTAACCATAAAGGAAGATTTCCTTTTGTATGTTCTATAATAATAGCTATAAGACGTTCTAAAGAACCAAAAGGAGCACGGTGAATCATTACGGGACGATGTTTTTCATTATTTTTTCCTTTATAATATAAATTAAACCTTTCAGGTAAATTATAATCTATCTGAATTGTTCCTAGTTGCCAATTTCTCCCCAAAGAATCTTTTATAAGAAAATCTAATTTTGGTCCATAAAAAGCTGCTTCTCCATAATTTATAGATGCTTTTATTCTTTCTTCTTTAACTATTCTTAAAATAATTTTTTCAGCTTTGTTCCAATTTGTTTCTGATCCAATATAGTTATTGGTTTTTTTTGGGTCTCTAAGAGAGATTCTTACTGTATATTCTAAAAAACCTAAACGACGAAAAACGTAAATAACTAAACTTATTACTTTTTTAAATTCTTCTAATAATTGATCATACGTGCAAAAAATATGAGCATCATCTTGTGTAAAACATCTGACTCTTGTCAGACCATGAAGTTCTCCAGTTTTTTCATAACGATAGACTGTTCCAAATTCTGCAAAACGTTTAGGAAGATCACGATAAGACCATTCTTGTGAACGGTAAACTTCACAATGATGAGGACAGTTCATTGGTTTTAGAAGAAATTCTTCTTTTTGACGAGGAGTTTGAATTGGTTGAAAACTATCTTTTCCATATTTATTCCAATGACCACTTCTAATATATAATTTTTTATGTCCAATATGAGGAGTCACAATCATTTCATATCCTGATTCTTTTTGAATATTAGTTAAAAATTCTTCTAAATTTTTTCTAAAAATTGTTCCTCTAGGTAACCACAATGGTAATCCTGTTCCTACTTCGTCAGAAAAAATAAAAAATTTTAATTTTTTACCTATTTTTCTATGATCTATATTTGTATCTTCTTTTTTTTTTGAAATTGAAGACAATTTATCTACTGACATACACTACGGAACTAAACTAACTACTCTAAATTACCTGAAAAAATCATATGAAATAAGTTACAAGTTTTTTTTTTATCATGATAAAAAAAATAAATACAATGCAGAAGCAATTATACTTCCTACAATAGGGCCTAATACAGGAATAAAAGCGTAATTCCAATTACTTTTTCCTTTTCCAGGGATTGGGATGATAGAATGAATAATTCTTGGTCCTAGATCTCTAGCGGGGTTCATAGCATATCCAGTTGTTCCTCCTAAAGATAATCCAATTCCTAATACAATTAAAGATGATGAAAAAGCCCCTAATCCTAATTCTACAATAGAATATTTTGTTTCATGAAAAACAATGAATTTTTCTGTAAGAAAGAAAGAAACAAATATAAAAATAAAAGTAGCGAGTACTTCACTTAAAAAATTTGAAAAAAAATTTTTTATAGAAGGAATCGTCGTAAAAACAGATAATTTATACTGTTCATTTTTAGTTTCTAAAAAATGATCCTTATATAAAATACAGACTAATAAAGATCCTAACATTGCTCCTATGAATTGAGAAATAATATAATAAGGAACAAGGATCCAATCAAATTTACCAATTATAGCTAACCCTATTGTAACAGATGGATTTAAATGTGCTCCGCTATAAGGATAAGAAACTAAAATTCCCATGAAAACAGCTAAAGACCATCCAACAGAAATAGTTAGCCATCCACCATCTCCATGTCCATGTCCTTTGGTTTTAGATAAAAAAACATTAGCTACAACTCCATTTCCTAAAAAAACTAGAATCATAGTTCCTATTATTTCTGCATATATTTTTGTCATATTTTTTTTAAATTTTAGACAGACAAAACCTTTATTTCTTTTTCAGATTTATTTTTCTTTATTTGTTTGTGTGGGAAGACCAAGAACGAGTTGTTTTTACTGCTCTTTTCCAACCTTGAATTCGTTCCCAACGATTTGACATTCCTTTTGGTTCAAAAATTTGTTCTAATTGCCATTTGTCTTGAATTTCTTCAAGACTTGTCCAATAATTTACAGCTAATCCTGCTAAATAAGCTGCTCCAGCTGCTGTAAGTTCAGATATTTTGGATTTAACAACTTTTACATTCAAAATTTCAGATTGAAATTGCATTAATAATTTATTTACTGTTGCTCCTCCATCTACACGTAGTTCTTTGATAGAAATACCGGAATCTGCTTCCATAGCTTTAAGAACATCCATATTTTGAAAAGCAATACTTTCCAAAGCAGCTCTCACAAAATGAGCAGAAGAAGTTCCTCTCGTAATTCCAACGATAGTTCCTCTTGCTTGTTGATCCCAATAAGGAGCTCCCAATCCAGAAAAAGCTGGTACCATATAAATACCTTCTGTATTTTCTACAGAAGAAGCGAGTGTTTCAGCTTCACTAGAAGATAAAAGCAACCCTAATCCATCTCTTAGCCATTGAACAACAGCTCCTGCAATAAATACACTTCCTTCTAAAGCGTATTGAACTTGATCCTTTATTTTCCAAGCAATGGTAGTAATTAAATTATTTTGAGAAAAAACAGGTGTTTCTCCTACATTCATTAACATAAAACAACCTGTCCCATAAGTGTTTTTTACCATTCCAATTTTAGTACACATTTGACCGAAAAGAGAAGCTTGTTGATCTCCTGCAATTCCAGATATGGGAATTTTATGAGAAAGAATGTGTCCAGTAGTGTATCCAAAAATCTCACTAGAAGATTTCACTTCTGGAAGCATTGTTTTCGGAATATCAAATAAGTTGATTAACTCTTGGTCCCAACTAAGTGTATGAATGTTAAAAAGCATGGTACGAGATGCATTAGTAACATCTGTCACATGAATTTTTTTTCCGGTTAAATTCCAAATTAACCATGAATCTATAGTTCCAAAGGCTAATGTTCCAGAATAAGCTTTTTTTCTAGCTCCTGGAACATTATCTAAAATCCATTTAATTTTAGTGGCAGAAAAATATGGATCTATAATAAGTCCCGTTTTTTTTCTAATCATTTCAGTTAACCCGTCACATTTAATTTGATCACAATAATCTGATGTACGTCTGTCTTGCCAAACGATAGCATTGAAAATAGGTTCTCCTGTTTTTCTATCCCAGACAACAGTAGTTTCTCTTTGATTAGTGATTCCTATTGAAACAATATTCTCTCCTTCTAAATTTGCCTTTAAAATCGCTTCCAAAGCAACTGAAGCTTGTGTAGACCATATTTCTTCTGCATTATGTTCTACCCATCCAGGGGAAGGATAAATTTGTGTAAATTCTCTTTGAGCTACAGAAATAATGTTTCCAATTTTATCAAAAATAATAGCTCTAGAACTAGTGGTTCCCTGATCTAATGATAGCACATATTTTTTCATAAGTATATTAGTGAATGATGATAATAATGGTGTTTCCAACTTTTGAATTAACGATTAACGATATCAAACTACTGGATAATAATATTGCATAGCTAACTCTTTGAAAGCAGCTACCTGTGATTTTTCCCATTCTTCATCTTTAGAAAGTTCTTGAGCCATTAATGCTGCTACTCTTGGGGCTATATCTATTGCTTTTTTGGCATTTAAAAATAATAAACGAAATCTTCTTGCTAAAACATCTTCAATTGTTCTAGCCATTTCATGACGTACCATCCATATAACTTCTGCCTTAGTACAATAATAAGAAGTGTTTTGTGTTTGTGAAATAAGTGAATCTCCTAATAAAGGATTCTCCTCAATTAATTTTTTAATATGATATTCATCTTCTCCATATTTTTTCCAATAAGAATTTGGATTCTTGCATTCGTAAGAAAAAGCTCCATAAATTTTTATATTTTTTGTTGAAGAAGGAACTTTATTTAAATTTCCTATTTCAATAGCTTTATTAACAGTTTCCTCAGCCATTTTTCTATATGTGGTCCATTTTCCACCTATAATTGTAACCAGTCCAGAAGGACTTATCATAAGTTTATGAGATCTAGAAATATCTTTAGCGGAAGTAGTAGAAGATAAATGGTGAGGAACAACAAGAGGTCGTAATCCTGAAAAAGCACTTAATATATCAGATTTTCTAGGAGAATGGATAAAATATTTTTTGAAAGTTTGCAAAATAAAGTCTATTTCTTTTTCTAAAGGTTTGGGGTCAAGAATACATTTATCCAAAAAAGTATCTGTAGTTCCTACTAAAACATGATCATACCATGGAACACTAAACAAAATTCTTCCATCAGAAGTTTTTGGTATTACTATAGCATTAGAACTACTAAAAAAAGATCTTTTTAACACAATATGTGTTCCTTGACTAGGTTTTATCAAAATGGGACATGTACATTGATCCATTTTTGAAATGGAATCAGAAAATACTCCAGTTGCATTAATAACTATTTTGGAATAAATAGAATATTTTTTTTTCGTTTCAAGATCATCCGCTACAACTCCAGATATTTTATTTCCAACTTTCTTGATAAGATTTTTTACTTGAAAATAGTTTAACAAGACGCCTCCTTTTTTAACGCAAGTTTGTGCTAAATTAATAGCTAAACGAGAATCATCAAATTGACCATCATAATATAAAATTCCTCCTTTTAACTTATCAGGTTTCATTTCAGGAAAAATATTTAATATTTCCTTTTTGGATAAAAATTTGGATTTTCCAAAACTTAGTGAACCCGCTAACCATTCGTAAAGTTTTAAACCACTCCAATACAAAAAACCCATTCTCCAACTAAAAATTGGAATAACAAATCGTTGTATCTTAACTAAATGAGGAGCATTTTGCAACAAAAGACCTCTTTCTTGTAATGCTTCATAAACTAATTTAATATTTCCTTGAGCTAAATACCGTATTCCTCCGTGAACTAATTTAGTACTTCTACTAGAAGTTCCTTTGGAAAAATCAGATTGTTCCAAAAGAAGAGTTTTATATCCCCTAGAAGCTGAATCCAAAGCAATTCCTAATCCTGTGGCTCCTCCTCCAATAATGATAACATCCCAAACATTTATATCATCTAAAATCTTCAAAAATCTATCTCTATTTAATAAAAAACCTTTCATCATGGGTTCCTCATTCAATTCATATAATAATTTAAAAACGACAAATAATATAAAAAAATTTTAAATATTAAATGGACAAAATTAAAAATATTTTCAATAGTAGACAATTATTATCAAAATTGATTAAATATTTTATAATTATAAGTAAATTTATCTTTTTATTTTTGATAAAAAATTTTTTATCATTTGTTGTCCAGAATTAGAATTCATATTAATAGTTTTCATCATTTTGCTTATAATATCAAATTGTTTTAAAAAAAGATCAATTTCTTTTAATGAAACTCCGGACCCTTTTGATATTCTTTTTTTTCTTATAACATCATCAAGTTTTTTAGGATTATTTCTTTCATAGGGAGTCATGGATAAAATGATAGATTCTATTCTTTTAAAAGAATCTTTTTTAGTAGTTGTTTTTCCAAAAAAACTTTCTATTCCAGGAATCATAGATATAATATTTCTTATGTTTCCTATTTTTTTTAGATGTTGAATTTGCTCTAAAAGATCCTCAAAATTAAAACGGTTTTTTGAAATTTTATTATAAATTTTTTGAGTTCTTTCCTTATCAAATTGTTCCTTAACTTTTTCTACAAAAGAAACAATATCTCCCATTCCTAAAATTCTATTAGCTATTCTATCTGGATAAAAAATTTCTATATCTTCTATTTTCTCTCCATTGCTAATAAATTTAATGGGTTTTCCCACAATCTTAGACATAGTAATAGCTGCTCCACCTCTGCTATCTCCATCTAACTTTGTCATAACTATTCCGTCAAAATTCAAAACTTGAGAAAAAATTTGAACGGTATTTATAGCATCTTGTCCCGTCATTCCATCTACAACAAACAAAGTTTCATTTGGATGACAGGATAAATAAATTTCTTGAATTTCATCCATCATTGTTTTATTAATAGCCAATCTTCCAGCAGTATCAATGAGAATCACATCATGATCTTTTTTTTTAGCATAAAAAATAGATTCTTTAACAATTTCTATTACATTTTGACTGTTTTTAGAAAAAACAGGAAGATTTGCTTTTTCTGCAATAATTTTCAATTGATCTATAGCTGCAGGACGGTAAATATCTGCAGCTACTAACAAAGGGGATTTTGATTTATTTTTTTTTTTCAAAAAAAAAGCTAATTTGGAAGAAAAAGAAGTTTTTCCACTTCCCTGTAATCCACATATTAAAATAATGGAAGGTTTTTTGTCTAAATTTATTTCTGTACTTTCCCCCCCCATAAGGGATACAAGTTCATCGTATACTATTTTGATAATTAATTGTTTTGGATTTAAAGAAGTAAGAACTTTTTTTCCAATAGATTTTTCTTTTACATTTTGAATAAATGTTTTAGCAATTTTATAATTCACATCTGCATCTATAAGAGCTATCCGTATTTCTTTTAATGTGTTTGCAATGTTTTTTTCAGTGATTCTATTCTTTCCCTTCAAAACATGAAGAGCTTTTTCCAATTTTTTTTGTAATTGTTCAAACATAATTGAATTATTTTTTTTTAGGACGACTTTCTTTTGCTCCTACATACGATCAAGCATTTTTATTCCTAATAATTTCATTCCATCTTTTAAAATATTTCCTGTTACATGAATAACATTCATTCTAATATTACTATGAATAATATCTAGAGGATCTATTATTTTTTTGTTTTGATAAAAATGATTAAAAACCTGAGAAACTTCATAAATATAATTAGCGACTAAAGAAGGATTCAACTTCTCTGCGGATTTCCTTAATACTAATGGATACTTTTGAAGAATTTTAATCATGTTTCTTTCATATGGATCAAATTTCGCATTATTCCAATATTCATTAGTTAATGAACATAAATCAAAAAATTTTCGTTCTAAAGAACGAATTCTAGAATAAGTATATTGAATATATGTTCCTGTATTTCCCTTAAAATCTATAGATTTTTCAGGATAAAAAATAATTCTTTTTTTTGGATCTACTTTAAGAAAATAATATTTTAGAGCTCCTATTCCTATTATTTTAGAATATTCTTTTTGTTCTTTTTTTGAAAAATCTTTTAATAAATTTTTTTTAGCAATGGAATACATTTTTAATATTAGACTATCCGCATCTATAATGTTTCCTTCTCTGGATTTCATTTTACCACTTGGTAAATCAACCATTCCATAAGAAAAATGAGATAATTTATTGACCCATTTATATCCTAAACGGTTTAATATTATAAAAAGAACTTGAAAATGATAATCTTGTTCTTTTCCTACAATATAGATTAATTTATCTATCTTGTATTTCCTAAAACGTTCTACAGCGGTTCCTATATCTTGAGTAATATATACAGAAGTTTTATCTGATCGTAAAAGAAGTTTTTGATCAAAACCTTCTTTGATTAAATCTATCCAAATTGATCCATCTTTTTTTTGGAAAAAAATTCTTCTTTTGAGACCTTCTTTTAGAATATTTTTTCCAATTTCATAAAGATTACTTTCATATTCTATTTTATCAAAAGTTATCCCTAGTTTTTCATAAGTCTCTTTAAATCCACTATAAACCCATTTATTCATCTTTTTCCAAAGCTTTATAGTTTCTTTATCTCCAGATTCCCATTTTTTTAATAAATCCCTAGACTTTTGTAGAATTGAAACTTTTTCCTTCTGTTTTTTATGTTTGTTGTAATGATTATCATTATTTTTAGTTTCTTCACGATGAATTTTATCAAATAAACAATAATATTTTCCTACAAAATGGTCTCCTTTCATTTTTACGCTATCTGGAGTTTCTCCTTTTCCAAACTCTTTCCAAGCTATCATAGACTTGCATATATGGATTCCCCTATCATTAATTATTTGAATTCTTATTATTTTATGTCCAACTGTTTTCAATATTTCTGATACGGAAGAACCAATTAGACTGTTTCTAATGTGTCCCAAGTGAAGAGGTTTATTCGCATTAGGAGAAGAATATTCTACCATGATATTTTCAGATGGTAATTTGAAATCATGAAAATCATTAATTAACATTTTTTTTAAAAGATGAAGATAATACTTATCCTCATAAATAAAATTTAAAAAACCTCCAATAATAGAAAAAGATATAAATCCCATTAATTTGTTATGGACATAATTTCCAATATGTTTTCCAATTTTTTCTACAGGTTCTTTTAATTTTCCGGACAAAGGAAACAAAATT encodes:
- a CDS encoding CCA tRNA nucleotidyltransferase yields the protein MKLVSALQKKIFRIVSSSARKIQQDCYVVGGYVRDFLLGKKDSKDLDILTIGEGIRLAKEVSKYINPSPKINIFKRFGTAMLEYNHQKIEFVGSRKESYCFHSRNPIIEFGSLQDDQNRRDFTINTLAISLNENNYGELIDPFGGLLDLKSKILKTPLNSDITYSDDPLRMMRAIRFATQLQFFIEESSFLSIKKNKNRINIVSKERITEEFNKILLSRNPSIGLFLLYKSGLLSIILPELTLLQGIEEKNGYKHKDNFYHTLQVVDNISKEETNSLWLRWAALLHDIGKSYTKKFSPQRGWSFHSHEFVGSKMVPNIFQRLKLPKGIHMKYVKKIIQHSYRPIALIEMNTSDSAIRRLLFDMGEDIGDLIKLCIADITTSNIEKKKKYKRNFCLLMKRIQKLEKKDRLKNWKSPISGNDIMKAFHINPCKEIGIIKNFIKESILEGKISNEFHSAYFMMLKKGEDLGFKKK
- a CDS encoding L-threonylcarbamoyladenylate synthase — its product is MFFFEEIERSTTLLKKGKCLLYPTDTVWGLGCDAFNLHAVEKIYKIKNRNLYKSMIILVENMDRLYELVEGIPDLVVKLINDNLHKRKKPITIVYENIRKTITNLFSINNKKSKTLAIRLTNDPFCVHLIRKLDRPIISTSANLSGEPTPQSFYEIHPSILNQVDYAVNFRRKEKSKYNGSSILKIVSNNKIKILRM
- a CDS encoding 2,3,4,5-tetrahydropyridine-2,6-dicarboxylate N-succinyltransferase gives rise to the protein MWNSDRKIQNVVIEVIDHIEQGNIRVSEFLNGKWIVNEWIKKAIIMYFSVRKMNVLELGPLEFHDKIPIKNKFKEKGIRVVPHAVARYGSYISPGVILMPSYVNIGSYIGENTMIDTWATVGSCAQIGSRVHISGGVGIGGVLEPIQSSPVIIEDDVFVGSRCILVEGVLIEKEAVLGANVVLTSSTKILDVTNEDPVEMKGVIPKSSVVIPGSYPKKFPSGIYPIPCALIIGKRKESTNKKTSLNEALRMHNLVKN
- the ruvX gene encoding Holliday junction resolvase RuvX: MTKKILGIDYGNVITGLSITDSKQIFAFGLNAIPTKKLMSFLSLVIDHEKIEKIVIGLPKTLKNKNAFIEKSIQKFIYEFHKKYPKILIERLDERFTSKMAFDTMIELGFKKKKRKKKIILNEISAIIILQSYLTYLKKKGENKKK
- the def gene encoding peptide deformylase, whose amino-acid sequence is MVLPIIIYGNPILRKKCLDVDILSCSSRKNINQLIKDMFETIHTAKGIGLAAPQIGKNIRLFILKVEETTLVAKNAKKKINNSYKEVFINARILKHYGEECKFYEGCLSIPGIMGFVNRKSHVLIEYYDHNWRKKKQIFKGICARVIQHEYDHLNGKLFIDSFSSYKKKLVKEKLIHLLKK
- the rplT gene encoding 50S ribosomal protein L20 yields the protein MPRSTNAVSSRRRRKKILKSAKGFYGARSKVYTVAKNAVEKSFSYAFSGRKRRKRDFKSLWIQRINAGIRKSGKMSYSVFMKKLSDKKIKLNRKFLSDFSMNDPKTFKKIVDYIIS
- the rpmI gene encoding 50S ribosomal protein L35: MPKLKTKSGSKKRFKKTSSGSIKKKHAFKNHLLTKKSKRRKRNLSRFSILKNSDKKNIKKQL
- the infC gene encoding translation initiation factor IF-3 is translated as MFRPLPRKKEKHRINTNIDSSKVRLVGIGIGGDSSLKNGIYSIQEALQIAQSKELDLVEMNPKLDPPVCKILDYKKFLYEQKKKKKQFKAKQVKVNTKEIRFGPQIGDHDGKVKIKSAEKFLMRGDKVKVFVFFKGRSIVYKDQGKIKLLKFAEEIEEYGRVEQMPIMEGKRMYMILAPKKFS
- the thrS gene encoding threonine--tRNA ligase: MSVDKLSSISKKKEDTNIDHRKIGKKLKFFIFSDEVGTGLPLWLPRGTIFRKNLEEFLTNIQKESGYEMIVTPHIGHKKLYIRSGHWNKYGKDSFQPIQTPRQKEEFLLKPMNCPHHCEVYRSQEWSYRDLPKRFAEFGTVYRYEKTGELHGLTRVRCFTQDDAHIFCTYDQLLEEFKKVISLVIYVFRRLGFLEYTVRISLRDPKKTNNYIGSETNWNKAEKIILRIVKEERIKASINYGEAAFYGPKLDFLIKDSLGRNWQLGTIQIDYNLPERFNLYYKGKNNEKHRPVMIHRAPFGSLERLIAIIIEHTKGNLPLWLAPNQVVILPISDKYIVYAKKILNLMLNNDIRVFIDSRNEKIHKKIKDSEDSKIPYMVILGEKEERNEMISLRRHGIGHIGVFTISNGIQTIFKEKETNKKFYTL
- a CDS encoding MIP/aquaporin family protein, translated to MTKIYAEIIGTMILVFLGNGVVANVFLSKTKGHGHGDGGWLTISVGWSLAVFMGILVSYPYSGAHLNPSVTIGLAIIGKFDWILVPYYIISQFIGAMLGSLLVCILYKDHFLETKNEQYKLSVFTTIPSIKNFFSNFLSEVLATFIFIFVSFFLTEKFIVFHETKYSIVELGLGAFSSSLIVLGIGLSLGGTTGYAMNPARDLGPRIIHSIIPIPGKGKSNWNYAFIPVLGPIVGSIIASALYLFFLS